One genomic window of Azospirillum sp. TSH100 includes the following:
- a CDS encoding NADP-dependent isocitrate dehydrogenase encodes MRDITPVTVARGDGIGSEIMDAVLYVMNAAGARLKVEEVPAGEAVYKRGHPGGLDAAGWGSIRRTRVFLKGPITMPQGYGNKSLNVVARTTLGLFANVRPCVSYHPYVRTRHPRMDVVIIRENEEDLYAGIEHRQTDDVIQSVKLISRPGSERIVRYAFDFARSNHRQKVTAFVKDNVMKMTDGLFLKIFYEIAADYPEIKADHMIVDIGAARLADQPERFDVIVTLNLYGDIVSDIAAQLTGSVGLAGSANIGETCAMFEAIHGSAPMIAGQGIANPSGLLMAAVMMLVHIGQGDIAARIHNAWLKTIEDGIHTADIYARGLGRVRAGTAAFAGAVVERLGQTPVTMPPVGYSTARPTYDGLNRLAPRVRAVKELVGVDVFLQWSGGLPDDLAELVLPLSTDALKLTSISNRSQRVWPDGNADVFCTDHWRCRFLSQHGPVQHGAIVELLGRLAAAGVDFTQTENLSNFDGKAGFSSPGL; translated from the coding sequence ATGCGCGATATCACCCCCGTCACGGTCGCACGCGGCGACGGCATCGGCTCGGAGATCATGGATGCCGTGCTTTATGTGATGAATGCGGCCGGCGCGCGTCTGAAGGTGGAAGAGGTTCCGGCCGGCGAGGCCGTCTACAAGCGGGGCCATCCCGGCGGGCTCGATGCCGCCGGCTGGGGGTCGATCCGCCGGACGCGGGTCTTCCTGAAGGGCCCGATCACCATGCCCCAGGGATACGGCAACAAGTCGCTGAACGTGGTTGCCCGCACCACGCTGGGCCTGTTCGCCAATGTCCGTCCCTGCGTCTCCTACCACCCCTATGTGCGGACCCGGCACCCGCGCATGGACGTGGTCATCATCCGCGAGAACGAGGAGGACCTCTACGCCGGCATTGAGCATCGCCAGACCGACGACGTGATCCAGTCGGTCAAGCTGATCTCGCGGCCGGGGTCGGAGCGAATCGTCCGCTACGCCTTCGACTTCGCCCGCTCCAACCACCGGCAAAAGGTGACGGCCTTCGTCAAGGACAACGTCATGAAGATGACGGACGGGCTGTTCCTGAAGATCTTCTACGAGATCGCCGCCGATTATCCGGAGATCAAGGCCGACCACATGATCGTCGACATCGGCGCCGCCCGACTTGCCGACCAGCCGGAGCGCTTCGACGTCATCGTCACCCTGAATCTCTATGGCGACATCGTGTCTGACATCGCCGCCCAGCTGACCGGCTCGGTCGGGCTGGCCGGCTCCGCCAACATCGGCGAGACCTGTGCCATGTTCGAGGCGATCCACGGCTCGGCCCCGATGATCGCCGGGCAGGGCATCGCCAATCCCTCGGGCCTGCTGATGGCCGCCGTGATGATGCTGGTCCATATCGGCCAGGGCGACATCGCTGCCCGCATCCACAATGCGTGGCTGAAGACCATCGAGGACGGCATCCACACCGCCGACATCTATGCTCGAGGCCTCGGCCGCGTGCGGGCCGGCACCGCGGCATTCGCCGGGGCGGTGGTGGAGCGGCTGGGCCAGACCCCGGTCACCATGCCGCCGGTCGGCTATTCCACCGCGCGGCCGACCTATGACGGCCTCAACCGGCTGGCCCCGCGCGTGCGTGCGGTGAAGGAACTGGTCGGCGTGGACGTCTTCCTGCAATGGTCCGGCGGCCTGCCCGACGATCTGGCGGAGCTGGTGCTGCCGCTGTCGACCGACGCGCTGAAGCTGACCAGCATCTCCAACCGCTCGCAGCGGGTCTGGCCGGACGGCAATGCCGACGTCTTCTGCACCGACCACTGGCGCTGCCGTTTCCTGTCGCAGCACGGTCCGGTACAGCATGGCGCCATCGTCGAACTGCTGGGCAGGCTGGCGGCGGCGGGGGTCGACTTCACCCAGACCGAGAATCTCAGCAATTTCGACGGCAAGGCCGGCTTCTCCTCGCCGGGGCTTTGA
- a CDS encoding SPFH domain-containing protein yields the protein MELGILVIAAFVLVVILAITSVRTVPQGFNYIVERLGRYQETLLPGFNVIIPVISSVRAKVDMRETVVDVPSQSVITKDNAAVTADGVLYFQVLDPMKATYEVNDLQRAIQTLAMTTTRTVMGSMDLDELLSQREAINASLLRAVDEATASWGVRVTRIELRDITPPDDIVEAMGRQLKAERLRRAQILEADAEKESQIRIAQGKLEAAKLEAEARERLAEAEAKATRLVSEAVAQGSNQALGYFLGQKYMEALKAFAASPNQKTMILPVELAGVAGALAGLGELVRDATPPRMPEPPAHTARNPWSVPPTVASADEE from the coding sequence ATGGAACTCGGTATTCTGGTTATCGCGGCGTTCGTGCTGGTCGTCATTCTGGCGATCACCAGCGTCCGTACCGTCCCCCAGGGCTTCAACTACATCGTCGAGCGGTTGGGCCGCTATCAGGAGACGCTGCTTCCCGGCTTCAATGTCATCATTCCGGTCATCAGTTCGGTCCGCGCCAAGGTGGACATGCGCGAGACCGTGGTCGACGTGCCGTCGCAGAGCGTGATCACCAAGGACAACGCCGCTGTGACCGCCGACGGCGTGCTGTATTTCCAGGTGCTCGATCCGATGAAGGCGACCTATGAGGTCAACGACCTGCAGCGGGCGATCCAGACGCTGGCGATGACCACCACCCGCACGGTGATGGGCTCCATGGACCTTGACGAACTGCTGAGCCAGCGCGAAGCGATCAACGCCAGTCTGCTGCGTGCCGTGGATGAGGCCACCGCTTCCTGGGGCGTCCGGGTGACCCGCATCGAGCTGCGCGACATCACCCCGCCCGATGACATCGTCGAGGCGATGGGCCGGCAGTTGAAGGCAGAGCGCCTGCGCCGCGCCCAGATCCTTGAGGCCGACGCCGAGAAGGAAAGCCAAATCCGAATTGCCCAGGGCAAGCTGGAGGCTGCCAAGCTGGAGGCCGAAGCCCGCGAACGGCTGGCAGAGGCGGAAGCCAAGGCGACACGGCTGGTGTCGGAAGCAGTGGCGCAGGGATCGAACCAAGCTCTGGGCTATTTCCTCGGCCAGAAATACATGGAGGCGCTGAAGGCCTTCGCCGCCTCGCCCAACCAGAAGACAATGATCCTGCCGGTGGAGCTTGCCGGCGTCGCCGGTGCCCTGGCGGGGCTGGGCGAGTTGGTACGCGACGCCACGCCGCCCAGGATGCCGGAGCCTCCAGCCCATACTGCGCGCAATCCCTGGTCGGTGCCGCCGACCGTGGCCTCCGCCGACGAGGAGTGA
- a CDS encoding SLC26A/SulP transporter family protein, whose protein sequence is MNDASDRNRSARLPTGRGRTLAASAMIGLIAGIDNLGNGLAIAALLFTGPLAAGLGAGVGVVLLSAAILALLVALRSTQPNSVALVQETGVAILASTVATMAAGLEEAPDGVRVATAFAILGGSTLVTGLLFWAVGRLRLGRLVRFFPYPVVAGFLAGSGWLLVEGALAMVSGRHGMSAGLAELADPMTAVTAAEAVALAVVLMVVMRRNDSPFAMPIMLLAAALAFHAGLPLLGVTAEQARGWGWLPAAAATGGFSLPVPTEVLALADWSRVAAALPAMISVAVLGMLGLLLNVSGIELAQGELAQGHDIDADAELRCTGAANLLAGALGGPSGYVGLGMTLLAGRLGATGRGAGLATAAVILGGLSVAGWLVSVTPVFLTAGLVLFLGIELLQDWLVEARRRLPRTEWLIVLAVVLAIAGIGFMEGLALGLAVSLAMFVYSYSRLPVIRGRHSGAELRSRVDRSPAASRHLAGTGAAIEAMQLQGYLFFGTAEQIVGPIRDRLGRGDTRPLRFLIIDFRHIKGMDSAAAGVFRRIRNLMEAAGATLVLSALPATVEDAFRTCGLDPDRDPVLRRAPDLDHALEACEEALLAESGGGTGAAGADTPLLRHLEAMTGPHPRLADAVAALDTLHLEPDELLIRAGEAASDVFIIGRGRVKVQIALPDGRTLRLRTMTAGAVVGEIALLLGQTRGADVVVETPATIHRLTAATLARLEREDPELALVLHRILATTLAQKVTLANRLIEQAVG, encoded by the coding sequence ATGAACGACGCCTCCGATCGGAATCGGTCCGCCCGCCTTCCCACCGGTCGCGGCCGAACCCTGGCCGCATCGGCGATGATCGGGCTCATCGCGGGCATCGACAATCTGGGCAACGGGCTGGCGATCGCGGCGCTGCTGTTCACCGGGCCGCTGGCGGCCGGGCTGGGGGCCGGGGTCGGCGTGGTGCTGCTGAGCGCCGCCATCCTCGCCCTGCTGGTGGCGCTGCGCAGCACGCAGCCGAACTCCGTGGCCCTGGTGCAGGAGACGGGGGTCGCCATCCTCGCCTCCACCGTCGCGACCATGGCGGCGGGGCTGGAGGAGGCGCCGGACGGAGTGAGGGTCGCCACCGCCTTCGCCATCCTGGGCGGCAGCACGCTGGTGACCGGGCTGCTGTTCTGGGCGGTGGGGCGGCTGCGGCTGGGTCGCCTGGTGCGCTTCTTTCCGTATCCGGTGGTGGCCGGGTTCCTGGCGGGCTCCGGCTGGCTGCTGGTGGAGGGGGCGCTGGCGATGGTCAGCGGGCGGCATGGGATGAGTGCCGGCCTCGCGGAACTGGCCGATCCGATGACGGCGGTCACCGCGGCGGAGGCGGTCGCGCTGGCCGTGGTGCTGATGGTGGTGATGCGGCGCAACGACAGCCCGTTCGCCATGCCGATCATGCTGCTGGCGGCGGCGCTGGCCTTTCATGCCGGGCTGCCCCTGCTGGGGGTGACGGCGGAGCAGGCGCGCGGCTGGGGCTGGCTGCCGGCGGCGGCCGCAACAGGCGGGTTCAGCCTGCCGGTGCCGACGGAGGTGCTGGCGCTGGCCGACTGGAGCCGGGTGGCGGCGGCGCTGCCGGCGATGATCTCGGTCGCGGTACTGGGCATGCTGGGCCTTCTGCTGAATGTCAGCGGGATCGAGTTGGCCCAGGGGGAACTGGCCCAGGGCCATGACATCGACGCCGACGCCGAATTGCGCTGCACCGGGGCGGCCAACCTGCTGGCCGGCGCGCTGGGCGGGCCGTCCGGCTATGTCGGGCTGGGCATGACCCTGCTGGCCGGGCGGCTGGGCGCCACCGGGCGCGGCGCCGGGCTGGCGACGGCGGCGGTGATCCTGGGCGGGCTGTCCGTCGCGGGGTGGCTGGTGTCGGTGACGCCGGTGTTTCTCACCGCCGGGCTGGTCCTGTTCCTGGGCATCGAGCTGTTGCAGGACTGGCTGGTCGAGGCCCGCCGCCGGCTGCCGCGGACGGAGTGGCTGATCGTGCTGGCCGTGGTGCTGGCGATCGCCGGCATCGGTTTCATGGAGGGGCTGGCGCTGGGATTGGCGGTGTCGCTGGCGATGTTCGTCTACAGCTATTCCCGGCTGCCGGTGATCCGCGGCCGGCACAGCGGGGCGGAACTGCGCAGCCGCGTCGACCGCAGCCCGGCGGCCAGCCGGCATCTGGCCGGCACCGGGGCGGCGATCGAGGCGATGCAGCTGCAGGGCTATCTGTTCTTCGGCACCGCCGAGCAGATCGTCGGGCCGATCCGCGACCGGCTGGGACGCGGTGACACACGGCCGCTGCGCTTCCTGATCATCGACTTCCGCCACATCAAGGGCATGGATTCGGCGGCGGCCGGAGTGTTCCGCCGCATCCGCAACCTGATGGAGGCGGCCGGCGCGACGCTGGTGCTGAGCGCCCTGCCCGCCACGGTGGAGGACGCCTTCCGGACCTGCGGCCTGGACCCCGACCGCGACCCGGTGCTGCGCCGGGCGCCCGATCTCGATCATGCGCTGGAAGCCTGCGAGGAGGCTCTGCTGGCCGAGAGCGGCGGGGGGACCGGGGCGGCGGGGGCGGACACGCCGCTGCTGCGCCATCTGGAGGCGATGACCGGTCCGCACCCCCGGCTGGCCGATGCGGTGGCGGCGCTGGACACCCTGCATCTGGAGCCCGACGAGCTGCTGATCCGCGCCGGCGAGGCGGCGAGCGACGTCTTCATCATCGGGCGCGGCCGGGTGAAGGTGCAGATCGCCCTGCCCGACGGCCGGACGCTGCGGCTGCGCACCATGACCGCCGGGGCGGTGGTGGGCGAGATCGCCCTGCTGCTGGGCCAGACCCGCGGCGCCGACGTGGTGGTGGAAACCCCCGCCACCATCCACCGCCTGACCGCCGCGACGCTCGCCCGGCTGGAGCGCGAGGATCCGGAACTGGCGCTGGTCCTGCACCGCATCCTGGCGACGACGCTGGCGCAGAAGGTGACGCTGGCGAACCGGCTGATCGAGCAGGCGGTGGGCTGA
- a CDS encoding anti-sigma factor, with protein MSGTRNPVTEAELHAWLDGELPEERLADIERHLADNPEVAQRFERYRAQRSLMGQSFGPLIDQPLPERLTPPFIARDPSEKLLPVRGRGAWWGMAVAASLLMFVAGGASGWLLRDRVGVRAEPLTAAFIADAVAAHRVFSVEVRHPVEIGVDEEAHLVNWLSKRLGKNMRCPKVTRGGYQLIGGRLLADSAGPVAMYMYEDAAGRRITLYIRPSPNTSGSAFRFAQDGGVRALYWQDNGLALAVAGETDRDTLSGVAEEVYGALNS; from the coding sequence ATGAGCGGCACCCGCAATCCCGTGACCGAGGCCGAGCTGCATGCTTGGCTCGACGGCGAATTGCCGGAGGAACGGCTGGCCGACATTGAGCGCCACCTCGCCGACAATCCGGAGGTCGCTCAGCGTTTCGAGCGCTACCGCGCCCAACGCTCCCTGATGGGCCAGAGCTTCGGTCCGCTGATCGACCAGCCGCTGCCCGAGCGCCTGACGCCCCCCTTCATTGCGCGCGACCCTTCGGAAAAGCTGCTTCCCGTCCGTGGCCGGGGCGCCTGGTGGGGAATGGCCGTCGCCGCTTCCCTGCTGATGTTCGTCGCTGGTGGGGCCAGCGGTTGGTTGCTGCGCGACCGCGTCGGCGTGCGGGCCGAACCGCTGACCGCCGCCTTCATCGCCGACGCCGTCGCCGCCCACCGCGTCTTCTCCGTTGAAGTCCGCCATCCGGTCGAGATCGGTGTCGACGAAGAGGCCCATCTGGTCAACTGGCTGTCCAAACGACTGGGCAAGAACATGCGTTGCCCGAAAGTCACAAGAGGGGGCTACCAGCTGATCGGCGGGCGGCTTTTGGCCGATTCCGCTGGACCTGTTGCAATGTACATGTACGAGGATGCGGCTGGGCGTCGCATCACGTTGTATATCCGTCCCTCCCCCAACACCTCCGGTTCGGCATTTCGTTTCGCGCAAGATGGAGGGGTCCGCGCTTTATATTGGCAGGACAATGGGTTAGCACTTGCCGTCGCCGGAGAGACCGATCGGGATACTCTGTCCGGCGTTGCCGAGGAGGTGTATGGCGCGCTGAATTCGTGA
- a CDS encoding oxidoreductase, whose product MPNDLFRVAVVGAGETGTPLLRKLLAAPFVELLGVADLDSEAPGMLLASHRGVKTTTNFRDLAGLGEQLDVLIDVTGVPAVRESLRKAMQETGNHHTVIVHEMVVQLMLSLLNGERVMLKHDTQDY is encoded by the coding sequence ATGCCCAACGATCTGTTCCGCGTCGCCGTCGTCGGCGCCGGCGAGACCGGAACGCCCCTGCTGCGTAAATTGCTGGCTGCCCCCTTCGTCGAACTGCTGGGTGTGGCGGACCTCGACTCTGAAGCGCCGGGCATGTTGCTTGCCAGCCACCGCGGCGTGAAGACCACCACCAACTTCCGTGATCTGGCGGGATTGGGCGAGCAGTTGGACGTGCTCATCGATGTCACCGGCGTGCCCGCGGTGCGCGAATCACTGCGCAAGGCGATGCAGGAGACCGGCAACCATCATACGGTGATCGTCCATGAAATGGTGGTGCAGCTGATGCTGTCGCTGCTGAATGGCGAACGGGTGATGCTGAAGCACGATACCCAGGACTATTGA
- a CDS encoding VWA domain-containing protein, with the protein MFTSFFFDLRKAGVPVSLTEYLTLMEAMKQGAASFRVEDFYYLSRACLVKDERNLDRFDRVFGATFKGLTEEMPAGEEVAVTDLPEEWLRKLAERFLTDEEKAQVQALGGWDKLMETLAQRLAEQKGRHQGGSKWIGTAGTSPFGAYGYNPEGVRIGQHESRHRRAFKVWDRREFRNLDDRVEIGTRNIKVALRRLRKFARSGAASELDLPGTIRATANNAGWLDLKMVPERHNTIKVLLFLDIGGSMDDHIRLVEELFSAARSEFKHLEHFYFHNCVYEGVWRDNARRHTERLSTWDVLHTYPADYKLVFVGDAAMSPYEIVYPGGSVEHWNEEAGQVWMQRLLSVYSKAVWLNPTPPQYWDYTESTRLLQRLMGGRMFPLTLEGLDGAMRELGR; encoded by the coding sequence ATGTTCACGTCATTCTTCTTCGATCTGCGCAAGGCCGGCGTCCCCGTCTCGCTGACGGAGTACCTGACGCTCATGGAGGCCATGAAGCAGGGCGCCGCGTCCTTCCGCGTCGAGGATTTCTATTATCTCAGTCGTGCATGCTTGGTTAAGGACGAACGCAACCTCGACCGCTTCGACCGCGTCTTCGGCGCCACCTTCAAGGGCCTGACCGAGGAGATGCCGGCCGGCGAGGAGGTCGCCGTCACCGACCTGCCGGAGGAGTGGCTGCGCAAGCTGGCCGAACGCTTCCTGACCGACGAGGAGAAGGCGCAGGTCCAGGCGCTCGGCGGCTGGGACAAGCTGATGGAGACGCTGGCCCAGCGTCTGGCCGAGCAGAAGGGCCGGCACCAGGGCGGCTCGAAATGGATCGGCACCGCCGGCACGTCACCGTTCGGCGCCTATGGCTACAACCCGGAGGGCGTGCGCATCGGCCAGCACGAGAGCCGCCACCGCCGCGCCTTCAAGGTGTGGGACCGCCGCGAGTTCAGGAACCTGGACGACCGCGTGGAGATCGGCACCCGCAACATCAAGGTGGCGTTGCGGCGCCTGCGCAAATTCGCTCGCAGCGGGGCGGCCAGCGAACTGGACCTTCCCGGCACCATCCGCGCCACCGCCAACAACGCCGGCTGGCTCGACCTGAAGATGGTTCCGGAGCGGCACAACACGATCAAGGTGCTGCTGTTCCTCGACATCGGCGGTTCGATGGACGACCACATCCGCCTCGTGGAGGAGCTGTTCTCAGCCGCCCGCAGCGAATTCAAGCATCTGGAGCACTTCTACTTCCACAACTGCGTCTATGAGGGCGTCTGGCGCGACAACGCGCGGCGCCACACCGAGCGCCTGTCCACCTGGGACGTGCTGCACACCTATCCCGCCGACTACAAGCTGGTCTTCGTCGGCGACGCCGCCATGAGCCCCTACGAGATCGTCTATCCCGGCGGCAGCGTCGAGCACTGGAACGAGGAAGCCGGGCAGGTGTGGATGCAGCGCCTGCTGTCGGTCTATAGCAAAGCGGTGTGGCTGAACCCGACCCCGCCGCAATATTGGGACTACACGGAAAGCACCCGCCTGCTCCAGCGCCTGATGGGCGGGCGGATGTTCCCGCTGACGCTGGAGGGGCTGGACGGGGCTATGCGGGAGTTGGGGAGGTGA
- a CDS encoding NfeD family protein: MSPLLWGALGAVLIAAELVIPGLFLIWFGGAAMLTGLVTALWHEWGLVNEAGFFTIAAGAAVAVAMVHARRRHASAESDATQINDRAGQLVGRAVTLSEPIVNGQGRVFVGDTLWAVEGPDRPAGTAMLVASHKGMVLVLQDAVQGR; this comes from the coding sequence ATGTCACCTCTGCTTTGGGGTGCACTGGGCGCCGTGCTGATCGCGGCGGAACTGGTGATCCCCGGCCTGTTCCTGATCTGGTTCGGCGGGGCGGCAATGCTGACCGGGCTGGTCACCGCGCTATGGCATGAGTGGGGTCTGGTCAACGAGGCCGGCTTCTTCACCATCGCCGCCGGGGCGGCAGTCGCTGTCGCAATGGTCCATGCCCGGCGCCGCCATGCGTCGGCGGAAAGCGATGCCACCCAGATCAATGATCGTGCCGGCCAACTGGTCGGCCGTGCAGTGACGCTGAGCGAGCCGATCGTCAACGGCCAGGGCCGGGTGTTCGTCGGCGACACGCTGTGGGCGGTCGAGGGGCCTGACCGGCCGGCTGGCACCGCGATGCTGGTCGCCAGCCACAAGGGAATGGTGCTGGTTCTGCAAGATGCCGTGCAGGGGCGGTAG
- a CDS encoding multicopper oxidase family protein, whose protein sequence is MKHTYLFGLLLPLALGATSGAMAATATAKESADPAGEAFGNPPVLTNSESPRVGSLLMRQPQATARPHTGQARNYDLFVSFTDGYIRNPAQGRPDAVRLRSYRGTNVDPAHPYVAPTIEATPGDTVRIKLHNQLPDDPNCTNQAAADINTPHCFNGTNLHSHGVWVSPTGNSDNVLVSINPGVDFEYEYNIPADHPAGTFWYHPHRHGSTALQVGSGMAGALIIRGDRPPTRDANGDLDSLLTSPKGVAMTERVLLFEQIPYACTKDGKLKTKSDGSIDWSCAPGEVGEVVSYQQFGPGTWEQSGRFTTVNGRVRPMFANARTGEPERWRLIHGGVRSPITVEFRKMDPAGFFQSEKTLSAADQDRFAKDRCVGQPVPYILAASDGLTMNEGQVRTSVPMQPGYRDDLLVNFPEPGIYCVVNKPAAANASPDQTATSTGVLGFVRVKGDRVVKDPVKETIRRLTVNATKYAPSVAKEVIDGLTARCFGKTMVDTPYCPRFSKFTAHRPITEHEVMHQPKQELTFYINLPPQGGKRTNPLFQVANSFEVVENPDGTYGPKGAAAYQPAVVNRPVILGTAQQWELESYFVSHPFHIHVNPFEIISIIGPDGRDVSEPGSGDPDYAGMKGVWKDTIWVKSDNSSALTSTEPPKGVYKVTVRTRYERFIGEFVLHCHILDHEDQGMMQNVSIGVPDGRGGVAGAHH, encoded by the coding sequence ATGAAGCATACATATTTGTTCGGCCTGCTGCTGCCTCTGGCACTGGGCGCCACATCGGGCGCCATGGCGGCCACCGCAACGGCCAAGGAGTCTGCCGATCCGGCCGGCGAGGCGTTCGGCAACCCGCCGGTGCTGACCAATTCCGAATCGCCGCGCGTCGGCTCGCTGCTGATGCGCCAGCCGCAGGCGACGGCCCGTCCGCACACCGGACAGGCGCGCAATTACGACCTGTTCGTCTCCTTCACCGACGGTTACATCCGCAACCCGGCCCAGGGCCGTCCGGACGCGGTGCGGCTGCGCAGCTATCGCGGCACCAACGTCGATCCCGCCCACCCCTATGTCGCGCCGACCATCGAAGCGACGCCGGGCGACACGGTCCGCATCAAGCTGCACAATCAGCTGCCGGACGATCCGAACTGCACCAACCAGGCGGCGGCGGACATCAACACGCCGCATTGCTTCAACGGCACCAACCTGCACAGCCACGGCGTCTGGGTCAGCCCGACCGGCAACAGCGACAACGTCCTGGTGTCGATCAATCCCGGCGTCGATTTCGAATATGAATACAACATCCCGGCCGACCATCCCGCCGGCACCTTCTGGTACCACCCGCACCGCCACGGCTCCACCGCCCTTCAGGTCGGCAGCGGCATGGCCGGCGCGCTGATCATCCGCGGCGACCGTCCGCCGACGCGCGACGCCAACGGCGATCTCGACAGCCTGCTGACCAGCCCGAAGGGTGTCGCGATGACCGAGCGGGTCCTGCTGTTCGAGCAGATCCCCTATGCCTGCACCAAGGACGGCAAGCTGAAGACCAAGTCGGACGGTTCCATCGACTGGAGCTGCGCGCCCGGCGAGGTGGGCGAGGTGGTGTCCTACCAGCAGTTCGGGCCGGGCACCTGGGAACAGTCCGGCCGCTTCACCACGGTGAATGGCCGCGTCCGTCCGATGTTCGCCAACGCCAGGACCGGCGAGCCCGAACGCTGGCGCCTGATCCATGGCGGCGTCCGCTCCCCCATCACGGTGGAGTTCCGCAAGATGGACCCTGCCGGCTTCTTCCAGAGCGAGAAGACCCTGTCGGCCGCCGACCAGGACCGCTTCGCCAAGGACCGCTGCGTCGGGCAGCCGGTGCCCTACATCCTGGCGGCCTCCGACGGCCTGACCATGAACGAGGGGCAGGTGCGCACCAGCGTGCCGATGCAGCCGGGCTATCGTGACGACCTGCTGGTCAACTTCCCCGAACCCGGCATCTATTGCGTCGTCAACAAGCCGGCGGCCGCCAACGCCAGCCCGGACCAGACCGCCACCTCGACCGGGGTGCTCGGCTTCGTCCGGGTGAAGGGCGACCGCGTGGTCAAGGACCCGGTGAAGGAGACCATCCGCCGCCTGACGGTCAACGCCACCAAATACGCGCCGTCCGTTGCCAAGGAGGTTATCGACGGCCTGACCGCCCGCTGCTTCGGCAAGACGATGGTCGACACCCCCTATTGCCCACGCTTCAGCAAGTTCACCGCCCACCGGCCGATCACCGAGCATGAGGTGATGCATCAGCCCAAGCAGGAACTGACCTTCTACATCAACCTGCCGCCGCAGGGCGGCAAGCGCACCAACCCGCTGTTCCAGGTCGCCAACAGCTTCGAGGTCGTGGAGAATCCCGACGGCACCTATGGCCCGAAGGGGGCCGCCGCCTACCAGCCGGCCGTCGTCAACCGGCCGGTCATCCTCGGCACCGCCCAGCAGTGGGAGCTGGAATCCTACTTCGTCAGCCATCCCTTCCACATCCACGTCAACCCGTTCGAGATCATCTCGATCATCGGTCCGGACGGGCGTGACGTCAGCGAGCCCGGCTCGGGCGATCCCGACTATGCCGGCATGAAGGGCGTGTGGAAGGACACCATCTGGGTGAAGAGCGACAACAGCAGCGCGCTCACCTCCACCGAACCCCCGAAGGGAGTCTATAAGGTCACCGTCCGCACCCGCTACGAACGCTTCATCGGCGAGTTCGTTCTGCACTGCCACATCCTCGATCATGAGGACCAGGGCATGATGCAGAATGTCAGCATCGGCGTGCCCGATGGCCGCGGCGGCGTCGCCGGGGCGCATCACTGA
- a CDS encoding GcrA family cell cycle regulator, translated as MSWTDERIQQLKDLWSQGLSASEIADILGDITRNAVIGKAHRLGLSGRPSPIKKKPTRGATILALTERMCKWPVGDPKHQDFHFCGKTALPGMPYCAEHAALAYQPASGSKKREEDRNVGAA; from the coding sequence ATGAGTTGGACGGACGAGCGGATTCAACAGCTCAAGGATCTCTGGTCCCAGGGTTTGAGCGCGAGCGAGATCGCCGACATTCTGGGAGACATCACCCGCAACGCGGTCATCGGCAAGGCCCATCGCCTGGGTTTGTCCGGTCGGCCGTCGCCCATCAAGAAGAAGCCGACGCGCGGCGCCACCATCCTGGCTCTGACCGAGCGGATGTGCAAATGGCCGGTCGGCGACCCCAAGCACCAGGATTTCCACTTCTGCGGCAAGACCGCTCTGCCGGGCATGCCCTATTGCGCGGAGCACGCCGCCCTGGCCTACCAGCCGGCCTCGGGCAGCAAGAAGCGTGAGGAAGATCGCAACGTCGGCGCCGCCTGA
- a CDS encoding RNA polymerase sigma factor, with translation MTGDDAIPGPDMSPPDIDDRAIAAHVPRLRRYATALVGNRADADDLVQDCVEKALANRHALRDPSKLGGWLMTILHNLHISSQRGRRRRGAEVPVEDLADDLALSAPPADRGAVRDFVRAFALLTDEHRTILLLTGMEGLSYREVAEVLELPIGTVMSRLARARERLRVLLDGGTQQVVRRIK, from the coding sequence ATGACTGGTGACGACGCCATACCCGGACCCGACATGAGCCCGCCCGACATCGACGACCGCGCCATCGCCGCGCATGTGCCGCGGCTCCGGCGCTATGCCACAGCGCTGGTCGGCAACCGGGCGGACGCCGACGATCTGGTGCAGGATTGCGTGGAGAAGGCACTGGCCAACCGCCATGCCCTGCGCGACCCGTCGAAGCTCGGCGGCTGGCTGATGACGATCCTGCACAACCTGCATATTTCCAGCCAGCGCGGCCGGCGGCGGCGCGGGGCCGAGGTGCCGGTGGAGGACCTGGCCGACGATCTGGCGCTCAGCGCCCCGCCGGCCGACCGGGGCGCCGTCCGCGACTTCGTTCGCGCCTTCGCTCTGTTGACCGATGAACACCGCACCATCCTGCTGCTGACGGGAATGGAGGGATTGTCCTACCGCGAGGTGGCGGAGGTCTTGGAATTACCGATCGGGACGGTGATGTCACGGCTGGCCCGGGCGCGCGAACGGTTGAGAGTCCTGCTGGACGGTGGAACCCAGCAGGTCGTCAGGAGGATCAAGTGA